CTTGTGCGCTCTGCAAAAGCCGATTCTGCGGGTCTATTGTTAGGTAAGCAAAGCAATTTTCCTTTTAAGCATGTCCTTAAAGAAAACTTCTGGTGTATTGTTCTTCTTATAGTTAATTAGCAAGAGTCTTTATGGCAAGTAATGAAATGCTTCTTGTACGTACTTGATTGATGTAGCTGACAATGTTACTGAGATCACTAGCAGAAACAGACCAAAAGACACCTTCTTCGATTGGTTTTTTAACCCACTTCTGATCATCAAAGACCAGATTAAAGCTGAGAACCTTTCCGAGGCAGAAGAGGACTATTTCTCCAAATTAGTTTTGTTGAGTGGTGATCCTGAGAGGTTGAAAAACTCAAGTATCGGCTCGCCTCCTGAATCTGAACTTAAAAGAGCTGAACTTGAGGCATTAGCTCGAAGGTAATAGAGTGAAAATATTTGTAGAATTTTCCGAATTTCCCTTTCAGTTCTTCTTCATTTATcctcttattattttatcatgAAGGCTGCAAGGGATCACCAAATCTATCATAAGGTATCCGACTTTTCGGCGTCGTTTTGAAGATCTTGTCAAAGCCATGTCCGAAGATCTTGCCAAGAAGAACGACACTGGACCTAAAACAATTACTAGATCAAAGAGTGCCTTCGTACGAATGTTTAGTCACAACTCTTTCAGGAAAACAAGCTATCACGGTTCTGATCAAGAGTCGCAACTGGTTGCAAGAGAAGTGGACATTTCGTGATGATTTTTTGTCccaatcataattttttttttcttttttcttttttcttgatttcCTATTTTTTAGCTTCTATTCATTCTCTCATATTtgccttctctctctttcatgaCACTGGCATAGGTGCATGTATTTGTATGCTGTACAACAAAATGCAATCTACCATAAAATAATAGATATATGTGCTTCTTTCTTTCCTGAATGTGGTgtgttgggttttgttttttttgttttttttttttttaataatgttcatCTAGTCTCTTATTCAGATATTTGTATTCAATTAAGCCGCCCCAAACACCCAAAATTGGAGAaagcattttctaaaaaatatttaacggGCCTCAAATTCATTTGCTCTATGCAATTTTCAGTGTTTTCTGACTGAAAGCACCAATATGAAGTGAAATTGAGTGGTGTTTTTTGGTGAGGTCTACTTTTGAAAAGTGCTTGGTGTTATGAATTGTTTGctaatagttttgaaaaaaaaaaaaaaaaaaagaaggtttctTAGTTTTAAAAACAGAATAGTGTTTTTAGGACAATTCATGCCGAAATGGAagaacattttcttaaaaagattTAACATCACATGTGAGTCCGATTAAGTAGGTTTCGATAATCCAATCTTATAGTGTTGGTTCAAATCAGTTTCTCTAGTTCTAATTAGAATTGGACCCGTTAAAATTAGAACACGTGTTGGGACATATATCCCAATTCCATCATATCTAATTCCAACTAGAATTGGACACAAGCTAAACTCCTCTTATAAAAGAGGATTCGTCGCAACATTGTATTGTCGGCAGACAAAAGAGCAATAGTGAAAGCAGCAGCAATGACTTCAACAGTAATAAATGTTGGCAGAACAATAATAACTTTGAACATAGTGGCCAAAATTACAGATCATCAAGTcgaaggaatatatatatatatatagtaatcaGATGTCTAAACAAATGTCACATAACAAAGAGTAATGCAGACTTGAGGATATATAGAACAAAATAGCACCCCAAGCATGATACATACGAGACTACATAGCATAAGAAGCACGATATGACAAAACAATTAACTGAACAAAGACTAATGCAGCAGAGACTGCGGGCGAAGAAACTGCAACACGGGAGCCGGACGATTTGCTGCCGCCAGATGGAGGCTCCTCCTCTGGAGCTATCACCTTCACGATCATCCTCTGACCCTTTTCGCAGTGCCCGGACACTCCACTAATGAAGTAGAAAGGCCCCGAGTAATCGAACCTGAAAACTGTGTTCCCAGTGTTGGAGAAGAAGTTGGGGTGAGAGGAATTGCACCTCTTGTAGTCTGTCTCATTCACCTCCATAACCGAGTCCTTCCCGTACTTAAAGCCTGCACCAAAACACCAAACTTGTTAAAATCTTGAAACATTTCTTCAGAAACACATGACATGAAGTAAATCTTCGTGTGCATGCATGTTTAATAATGTGTGTACTCACGGAGGGTGTCGCCAACTTGGAACCGGTTTTCTGAGGCCCAGTCGTTGTAGATTTTGGTGTCATTGGGCGGAGGGATGACCCAACCTTGGATGCCTCCGGCTTGGAACTCGAAGGAAGAGACTGAGAAATGGTGAAGAGAAGGGAAGATGGTCAGTAAGAAGAGAATTACTGTAGTCGAACTCATGGAGGAAGGAGCGATGGGCTGCATTGGGAGGGCTCTCTCAAACAGTGACACAGCTTATTGTGAGTCTGGGTGGTAGCCTGGATTTCGCTTTAATAAGGAAGTTATGAAGTTGGTTACACCTGATATAGTGGAAGGACATGGAGGTAGTGCTCTAGTGGGAGGTTGGGGTTTCCATTTGACTTGGTTAGTTGGTCTAATCGACACTTTGTTTTCAACAATCTCATAGGGTCGCCAGGCACATTGGATTATTATATGTTTAATCAAGATTttctacagttttttttttttttttttttaaatgtccacacaagaaagGGGAaagagaattcgaactagtgacctccgcttcataaggcgtggtgtCACGGGGCTAATTTTTCACCTTCAACCAGCCACGTGATGGCCCTAAGCAACGCACCACACAGCGCCTTAGGCAGCCAACTCACCCTCACCAACTGAGGTTAGTGGAAGCCAAGCACAGCACAAGCACAGCACACTTACTTTTTACGGGAGCAACACCTCACAACCTTTACAATTCACTCAACGAATCTGTACAAGGACGGACTAGGGTCCACAACACACTTTGGAGCCCTTAGTCTCAACACCAACTCAGCCCTAAGGCTTACAAGAGATACATGAATGAC
This window of the Corylus avellana chromosome ca5, CavTom2PMs-1.0 genome carries:
- the LOC132183255 gene encoding early nodulin-like protein 21 gives rise to the protein MQPIAPSSMSSTTVILFLLTIFPSLHHFSVSSFEFQAGGIQGWVIPPPNDTKIYNDWASENRFQVGDTLRFKYGKDSVMEVNETDYKRCNSSHPNFFSNTGNTVFRFDYSGPFYFISGVSGHCEKGQRMIVKVIAPEEEPPSGGSKSSGSRVAVSSPAVSAALVFVQLIVLSYRASYAM